TCGTCATCACGCTCGAGAACAAGGTCTCCGTCTCCGACGGTGACCACATCTCGATCACGTCCTCGAACAACGCGTTCGTGAACCCGTCCAACTCGGGGACCTACAGCGTTCAGGTCTCGCTCCTTGACTCGAACGAGAACAAGGTCGAGAGCCAGACCGGCACGCTCCCGATCGGCACTGACGCTGGTGCCACGCGGAGCCCGACCGAATACGTTCAGACGCTCGACGTGAGCAGTCTGGACGACGAAGAGAAGTACAACGTCGTCGTCGTCGCGACGGACGCCGCTGGTCAGACCAGCGGCGAGGTGAACTCCGAGACGTTCGGTATCAACCGCAACGCACCGGCGATCAGTTCGGTCGAAGCCGAAGTCGGCTCCGACACGGTCACGGTCCACTTCTCCGAGGCCGTGTGGGCTTACGACGGCTACATGACGAGGGACCACTTCGCGTACGAGGACGTCAGCGGTGACGGCGCGTCCAAGATCGTGAGCGTCGAGAACGAGGACGCGTCTGGTCCGACCCAGTCTGTCACGCTCCGTCTCGACGAGCCGGTCGCAGCGAGCGACCTGGACGCCGACCTCGTGAGCTCTCTCGACGGTGCCTTCGTGGACACTGGCCCTGGCCTCGCCGATATCGATCGCAGTACGGGCGTCGAGAGCGTCGCGCTCCAGGACACGGAGAATCCGGAGGCGCTCATCACGTCCGCCGGCCCGATTACGGCCGCGAACGCGAGCGCGTACAACGTCGGTGTCGACGTGGGTGAGCCCGCGACCGTCACCGTCAAACTCTCCGACGGTTCGGACACTGTCGAGGAGCAGGCAGAGATCACTGACAGTGGCACGGTCACGCTCGACGCCAGCGACCTCGCTGAAGGTAGCGTCGACGTCACGGTCACTGTCTCTGACGCGGCAGACAACCAGAAGGAAGAGACCGATACGGTCACGAAGGATACGAACGGTCCGATGGTGACGAGCGTCACCGGTAACGCTGGATCGTCGTACCTGACTGTCAAGTTCAACGAGACTATCGCGCAGCCGTCCGCCGACGACTTCTCCGTCGTCCACGAAGAGACGGCGCTCGAAGTCTCGGACGTCTACGACTCGTCCGAGAGCGCGACGACCTACACGGTCGAACTCAGCGAACCGCTCCCCGACGCAGCGTTCGACGCCACGCCCGCGAACCTCACCGCGACCGGGGTCACGGACGTGTACGAGAACGATGCGCAGGGAGATAAGGTCGCCATCGAAGACGGTGCTGCCCCGTCGCTCTGGGGCGTTAACGCGATCAACGGCTCGAACACGGTGACGCTCACGTTCAGCGAGAACGTGACCGCGAACGACGGCGACGCGCCGTCCGCCGCGAACCTCACCTACACGGACGAGAACGACGGTGGCGCGACGGGCATCGAGAGCGTCGCCTACGGTGACTCTCACGACACGCTCGTCGTCACGCTCGACGACACCGTCTCCGCGACCGACCTCGGTAACGACACCATCGGTGTCGGCGCAGACCAGCTCGTCGACGCCGCCGACAAGCCTGTCGCGGAACAGAGCCTGATCGTCGAAGACGGAACGCCGCCGGAAGTCTCCCTCGAGACGTCCGTCGACGACGAGAGCTCCACGGTGACGGTCAACGTCACCTCTTCAGAGGAACTCTCGACCCTCTCCGTGGACGTCTGGTACGACCACCAGCTCGCCCACGAAGACAGCGTCGTCTCGAAGACGCTGACGATCGAGAACTTCACTGAAGTCTCCGAGAACAAATACCAGGCGACGTACGACGCGCCTCGCGACGGAGACGTCCACGTGTCCGTCGACAGCGCGGCCGACGTCGCCGGGAACGACGCGAGCGAGTGGTACGCGCTCCCGTCGACCGCCGTGAGTGTCGACCACAGCGCACCCTCGGTCGTTGATTCGGACATCGTGGACGCCGGCGACGGCGACACGGCTGTCCGCGTGCTGTTCGACGAGCCGACCGTGCCCGCTCTGCCTTCGGACGCCACTAAGGACGAACGGGTTGCTTTCGCCTCGTCGAGCGTCACTGTCGAAGGTGTCTCTGACGAAGACGTCTCCATCATCCACTGGAGGCCGTCTGGTGTCCTCGTCCACGTGGACCAGAACCTCGACACCAGTGACGCGCCGAACGTCACTGTTGACTCGACCGCGTTCGTCGAGATGTACAGTGATGAAGAGCAGAACGGTCTCGAGAACACGACGGCCGGTATCAGCACCGCCGAACTCGATCTTCAGGACGGGAAGAACTTCGTGTCCGTTCCCGCGGCCACGGGCTCCCTCAACCTGAGCTCCGTCGACACGTCGAACGTCGACGCGATCTGGACGTACGAGGACGGTGAGTGGCTGACCTACACGCCGGGTAAAGCCGCCGAGCTACAGGGCTTCACGTCGCTCGAAGGCGGTCAGGGGTACATCTTCGTGATGAACTCCTCCGACACCATCGACGTGAACGTCCACAACACGGTGTCCGACACGCGGATGCCGAACCAGCAGCAGCTCCACGAGGGCTGGAACCTGGTCGGGTCGTACCAGGAGGGCCCACAGTCCGCCGGTAACGCCTTCGGATCGGCCGAGAGCGTCTACCGCGTACTCGGTCAGCAGCCCGGTGCGAACGACTACACCTACGTCAACGTCAAGTCTGGCGAGGACGTCGAGCCCGGTCAAGCGTACTGGGTCTTCGTCCAAGACGACGAGGTCTACGTCGAGACACCGTGGGGTGGCAGTAGCTACGCCACGTACCCGCGCTAGACTCGCACCCACACTCACTATCCATATTTAAGTAAAAAGCATGATTGAGAAAGCACCGAAGATTTCGACGGCAGCGGTGTTACTTATGGTCCTGTTCGTCGTGGGTGCCCCTGCAGCTGCTGCCGCTGACGGGCCGCCGCAGCCTCCGCTGGACGTCTACGGCACTGTGACGGACCAGTCTGGTGACGCAGCAGGCGGCGTCACTGTTGAAGCGGTCTACGACGGCAGTGTCGTCGCTTCGACCGTTTCGAATAGCGACGGCCACTACGACCTGAAGGTCGCTGACCCGTCCGACAGCGCGAACGAGGAGATCTCGATTCGCGTGAACGAGGGAAGCTCCTCGCGGACAGTCACGTGGTCATCCGGCCAGTCCGAGAACGTCGACCTCACGGCCACTATCCCCGACAACGTCGTCGGTGGCGGTGGCGGAGCGATCGACGACTCCGGGAAGTCGACCGTTAAGCTTCCCGATGACTCAGACGTATCTGACGTCTCGTTCGACTTCGGCACTGGGTCGTCCGGTTCTGTCGGAGTCCAAGCGCTGCGTTCGCTTCCGAGCGGCGTGCCGGCCGTGCCGAACTCACAGGACGTCGTCGCGTACCTCGACGTTCAGGTCTCCGACAGCCTGCAGGGGAAGACCGGGACGGTGACGTTCACGGTCTCGAAGGCGAAGCTCGACTCGCTCGGGCTGAGCGCCGACTCCGTGCAGGTCGTCCACTACCACGACGGCTCGTGGGAGTGGCTGGAGACGACGGTCGAGAGCGAGACGTCGAGTTCGGTGACGCTCTCGGCGTCGTCGACGTTCTCGCCGTTCGCGCTCGCAGTGCAGGACACCGGCGGATCTGACGACGGGAACACCGGCGGCGGCAACGACACCACGACGACCACCGACGACGGCAATGCCGGCGGCGGTGGCGGTGGTGGAGGCGGCGGTGGCGGCGGCGCTGGTACTGGTGGGAGCGACACCACGAGTACGACGGCGACGCCGACGTCCACGGTGACGACCACGACGTCGACGACGCAGGGAACGACCCAGTCGACGCAGTCGACCACTACGACGACGGCCGCGCAGAACCAGGCCGGTGGCGGCGACACGGGCGGTTCGAGCCCTCTGTCCACACCGGTTGTCGTCATCGTCGTGGCCATCGTGGTCATCATCATCGCCGGGTTGTTCTACAACACCCGCCGCGAGTAACGGCACCGCCCGCGAACCATCTTTTCTCGTTCTTTCACGACGTCCAGCGGTAGCGCTCGGCGTCGAGACGACGAGGATTTGGCCGTGCGCGGCGAAGAGGGAGCGATGACTGAGAGTCCGGACCTCGACGTGCCGGCCGTGGCGTCGGCCGAAGACGCGGCGGCGCGGCGTGACGAGGTCGTGGCGTGGGTGCGTGAGCACGCGGGGAAGATGGCGTACGAGCTCGCGCGCTTGCAGGGCGGGGATTACGGCCGGCGGTCGTTCAAGACCGAGGGCGGGGAGTGGACGGTGAAGTACGAGGCGGGCGAGCTCGAGTTCCTGCGCTTCGAGGGCCGCGCCGGGCGGGACGTCTACGTCGTCTCGACCCAACAACCCCCGGAGCCCGAAGGCGTGGCGGCGGCGATGAAGCACTACCCGGACCTCGTCGCGGCGTTCAACGAACACGTCGCCTCCCTCGAACACGTCCTCGACGACGTGCCTGATGACGTCCCCGAAATCGCGTCCGCCGAGGCCGTCGTCGCGGAGCGCGACCGCCTGCTCTCGCCCGTCGAGGAAGCCGCCGACGAGATGGCGGCGCAACTCCACCGCGTCGAGAGCGACGACTACGGGACGTACGCCGCGACCGTCAATGGAACGCGCTGGGAGCTCAAACGCGACGTCGACCGCGCCTCCTACGTCCGCGTCGGCGGCGAAGGCGGCGTCTACCTCGTCTCCCAATACGGTCCGCCCTCTGTGAGCGACACCCGCCGCCACGCCGCCGGCTTCCGCGACTTCGTCGACGCCTTCAACGACGAAATCGCCAGCCTCCACGCCGATCTCGACGACGTCGAACTCTAACGCGGACATCTTGGAAGCTCGGCCGTAGTCCTCGACGCCGAGTGGTTCGCCTGAAACGTCTTCGTCGAAATCTCCTAGAACGACGACCGGATCCGTCCACGAGCGACTTCGCTCACGCAGACACCCCGTAGAGCGGCTGCTACGTGTTTAAGCATGCGCGAAAGTCGCCTGAGCGAGGGGACGCATTGCGTCCCGCTTGCCGTCACTCGCGCACGCTCACGACGACGGCGCGAATGTGAATCACGGTCGCAGACGAGCCGCTCCCTGATTCAAATCCCCGCGGGCGACTGCCCGCATTCGTGACTCGTCGCCGTCGCTCCTCGTGTAGGAATGCGGGATAAGTGGGCCGGCGCGAATTCGAATCGCGGTTACGGCCACCCGAAGGCCGAAGGATACCAAGCTACCCCACCGGCCCGCACGTGGAACAAGGCCGGGTGAACTTTTAACGTTTCCGAATCGGGGGACGCGTGGGTGGTGTCAGTCTTCGTCGGATTCGATGAGGGCGTCGAAGTCGACGTCGTCGTCGTTGTAGGCGTCGCGGTGGCGGAGGGCGCGTTGGCCTTTCTCGGTGATCTGGTAGAGGCCGCTGTTGGGGGCGGGGCCGACGCGTTCGACGAGTTCGTAGTCGGCGAGGATGGGGAGGCGGGTGTTGATGTAGGAGCGGTTCTTGTCAAGCTCGTGGGCGAGGTTCACGGCGTTGTTTCGCTGGCCGTCAGAGAGGGCGGAGAGTATTTGGAAGTCTGTCGGCTGCGCCAGCTTCATACCACCCCTCTGGTATGCAAGGGCATAAAAACCAAGCTTGTATCAGCGTCCAACAGTAGATGGGAGTACTACTAGTATATACTGCTAGTCGATAGATGGAGCCTGATTGAGGGCGGTTCTGGCGGTTTCGAGGTCTTCGATGATGCGCTCGTGTTCGGCTATCGTCTCAGAAATCTGTCGTTCGAGCGCGGCGACGTCGGGACCGTTATCGAGGTGGTACTGCTGCAGCAGGTACTGTTCCAGTATCTGATTCGTTCGGCGGTTCGCGTTCAGCAGCGTGTCCATCGTCACCCACTCGAGGTCGTCGAGCGCTTCGTCCGGAAGTTGCACGTCGGACTGTGACGCCTGTGTGGCTTGGTCCCCCATGGTTCGACAACCGTACCAATAACGTATTAATCCTTTGGACATTGCAACCACCCAAACTGTACGTTTAGGTTATATTTTCGCGAGTGCGGGTGGGGCCCCGCCGACCGCTCAGGCGTCGTACTCGGCGAACCCCTCGGTGTCGAGGTAGTTGTGCGCGACGGTGATGGTGTGGTCGGCGTGGAGGATTTCCGGGCCGACGCGCACTCGCTCGTCGCTGGCGTCGGCGAGGAGCGCGGCCTCGTCGTCGGTGAAGTCGCGGTGGTCCGAGAGCACGAACACGGGGTTCTCCGGGGGGTCGACGTCGACGAGCGGGTCGCCGTCCTCGTGCAGTTCAACGACCGTCCCCGAGAGCGCGTCGAGGACGGGTTCGAACCCGCGCTTCGAGACGTGGACGCCCGGACTCGCCTCCACCTCCATATGCCCGATTGCCTCGTCCTTCTCCGCGAGCGCGCCCTTCACGAGGCCGGCGAGCGTGCGCTCGTCCGGGCTCGCGTACCGGAGGTCGCGGCTGTCGAAACGCACCGTCACCGCGTCGGCGAGCACGAGGTGGACTTCGACGTCCTCGCGCATGCCGTGACTGAGGAAGAACGCGGAGCCGAGACACCGGCAGAGCAAGTCGAGGCGGCCCGCGCCGCCCGCGAGGTCGTCGAGCGAGAACTCCGGCGTGGTCGGGGCGTCGTGACCGAGAACGACGAACTGGCGCATACCCGACGAACGAGGAGCGCGGGCTTCAACCCCCCGCTCTCACTCTTCGGCCGTCTCCGAACCGCCCGCTTCGCTCGGCTCTTCCGAATCGCGTGCGGCCGCGCGGCGGTCGGGAATCAGGTCGAGGTCGGCGTCGGTGTCGCCGAGGAGGAAGAGGGCGTAGTAGCGGAGGTAGGACTGGACGGGGACGTTCACGAGGCCGATGCCGAGGAGGAAGGCGAGGCCGCCGACGAG
This sequence is a window from Halocalculus aciditolerans. Protein-coding genes within it:
- a CDS encoding PGF-pre-PGF domain-containing protein, which encodes MIEKAPKISTAAVLLMVLFVVGAPAAAAADGPPQPPLDVYGTVTDQSGDAAGGVTVEAVYDGSVVASTVSNSDGHYDLKVADPSDSANEEISIRVNEGSSSRTVTWSSGQSENVDLTATIPDNVVGGGGGAIDDSGKSTVKLPDDSDVSDVSFDFGTGSSGSVGVQALRSLPSGVPAVPNSQDVVAYLDVQVSDSLQGKTGTVTFTVSKAKLDSLGLSADSVQVVHYHDGSWEWLETTVESETSSSVTLSASSTFSPFALAVQDTGGSDDGNTGGGNDTTTTTDDGNAGGGGGGGGGGGGGAGTGGSDTTSTTATPTSTVTTTTSTTQGTTQSTQSTTTTTAAQNQAGGGDTGGSSPLSTPVVVIVVAIVVIIIAGLFYNTRRE
- a CDS encoding ArsR family transcriptional regulator, whose product is MKLAQPTDFQILSALSDGQRNNAVNLAHELDKNRSYINTRLPILADYELVERVGPAPNSGLYQITEKGQRALRHRDAYNDDDVDFDALIESDED
- the trmY gene encoding tRNA (pseudouridine(54)-N(1))-methyltransferase TrmY — protein: MRQFVVLGHDAPTTPEFSLDDLAGGAGRLDLLCRCLGSAFFLSHGMREDVEVHLVLADAVTVRFDSRDLRYASPDERTLAGLVKGALAEKDEAIGHMEVEASPGVHVSKRGFEPVLDALSGTVVELHEDGDPLVDVDPPENPVFVLSDHRDFTDDEAALLADASDERVRVGPEILHADHTITVAHNYLDTEGFAEYDA